A DNA window from Pyrus communis chromosome 3, drPyrComm1.1, whole genome shotgun sequence contains the following coding sequences:
- the LOC137727729 gene encoding helicase-like transcription factor CHR28, with protein MLKAEDCSNWGELPAVDGFAGEEFDEDDEMCIDVDTLYRLLDEEPTSCPEELSLENQLDAEEVSYAQLLIGSQAVKEEPPIETDLMGPGAWNHPYSSEALHSGAGGPDGSFDYEGNHEMNFDYKEMQPSANTGSLGHTYSTSLKDRFSLVPSDETCFTERVAVSQPCGMSSSFSEGHANHVLDHGDLNVLQREVDVPGKAESEYASQCLDIESMGLRSRTYFTLGQNTMETLGPSENNSCTSMEISSTLCQNSDVFSDRDPYTAMCGMSLDNTYFTDVLMHHSPTSYYFLSNEEMMANVKDESGEFPADSSCSTSKMNLNGQELITGRSVFEPSMIDVLDGKEWNMRYGNCMSAISGNSSFDADSFPVDNKASVEPLSSTQTYMSGKKKSIGVKDEKNDEFVAPSSVVCHSFRGMDEAVSTQSSFSADDHFFEKDFKQSGFGISTQNLGNSLDNEEVTIGACKRACHSQDIKHGSSTSPVDGQSVNSNAYSRGAQSFTSCKSQGYMKNIVTHSKSMHPSKVSPESIHSNFSDKSAAEDDVDVCIIEHISHPAPSSRSSVVSNTNYAAPMKRSPALGNTVVNSQQLMPSDHYGGVGGMRFKTRDEQLVLRVALQDLSQPKSEAIPPDGLLAVPLLRHQRIALSWMVQKETASLHCSGGILADDQGLGKTISTIALILKERPSYGACQDVKKQKLETLDLDNDNDMHFEIGGRKQHTDAHEVISNGTPNESIKPLIQAKGRPAAGTLVVCPTSVLRQWAEELQNKVTEKANLSVLVYHGSNRTRDPLELAKHDVVLTTYAIVSMEVPKQPLVDDDDEEKGNRDEYDGPPSSKKRKYPQTSANKGSKGKKGLENAVLESVARPLAKVAWFRVVLDEAQSIKNHRTQVARACWGLRAKRRWCLSGTPIQNAIDDLYSYFRFLKYDPYAVYKSFISTIKVPINRNPTKGYRKLQAVLKTIMLRRTKGTLLDGEPIITLPPKSIELKRVEFSKEERDFYSRLEADSRAQFEEYAAAGTVKQNYVNILLMLLRLRQACDHPLLVRRYDSNSLWRSSVEKAKKLPLDKQQSLLNCLEASLAICGICNDPPEDAVVSECGHVFCSQCINEHLTGDDNQCPNTNCKVQLHASAVFSKATLNSSVSDQTNPESIGSEVFDAVETVYEDRSYNSSKIKAALEVLCSMCKPQGCISRNSCLEDGVDRNASCSENSSDISVVEPLEDVPKSQKLDVVVGSKNSKKVVREKAIVFSQWTRMLDLLEACLKTSSIEYRRLDGTMSVTARDKAVKDFNTHPEVTVMIMSLKAASLGLNMVAACHVLLLDLWWNPTTEDQAIDRAHRIGQTRPVTVLRLTVKDTVEDRILALQQKKREMVASAFGEDKTGGGQTRLTVEDLKYLFMM; from the exons ATGTTGAAGGCGGAGGACTGCTCGAATTGGGGAGAGTTACCGGCCGTCGATGGATTTGCAGGAGAGGAATTTGACGAGGACGACGAGATGTGCATAGATGTCGACACGCTCTATCGCCTTCTCGATGAAGAACCCACG AGTTGTCCAGAGGAATTGTCATTGGAAAATCAATTGGACGCTGAAGAAGTTTCCTATGCTCAGCTCCTAATTG GATCCCAAGCAGTAAAAGAAGAACCACCAATAGAAACTGATTTAATGGGTCCAGGCGCGTGGAATCATCCATACAGCTCAGAAGCTTTGCACTCTGGGGCAGGGGGTCCTGATGGCTCTTTTGATTATGAAGGGAACCATGAAATGAATTTTGATTACAAAGAAATGCAACCATCAGCAAACACTGGTTCTCTTGGGCATACATACTCTACGAGTCTTAAAGACCGGTTTTCCTTGGTTCCAAGCGATGAGACTTGCTTTACAGAGAGGGTTGCAGTTTCACAGCCATGTGGTATGTCATCTAGTTTTTCCGAAGGGCATGCCAACCATGTTTTGGACCACGGAGATCTGAATGTCCTGCAGAGGGAAGTTGATGTGCCAGGGAAAGCTGAATCTGAAT ATGCTTCGCAGTGCCTCGATATCGAGAGCATGGGCTTACGTTCCAGAACCTATTTCACTTTGGGACAAAATACCATGGAAACCTTAGGGCCATCTGAAAATAATTCCTGCACTTCTATGGAAATATCCTCTACTCTCTGTCAAAATTCTGATGTTTTCAGTGACCGTGACCCTTATACTGCTATGTGTGGCATGAGCTTAGATAATACATATTTCACTGATGTCTTAATGCATCATAGTCCTACCAGTTACTATTTTCTGAGTAATGAAGAAATGATGGCTAATGTGAAGGATGAATCAGGGGAGTTTCCAGCTGATAGTTCATGCTCAACTAGCAAGATGAATTTAAATGGTCAGGAGTTGATAACTGGTAGATCTGTTTTTGAGCCGTCAATGATTGATGTTTTAGATGGAAAGGAGTGGAATATGAGATATGGTAATTGTATGTCAGCAATCAGTGGAAATTCTTCATTCGATGCTGACTCTTTTCCTGTTGACAATAAGGCATCAGTTGAGCCTTTGAGTTCTACTCAGACATACATGTCAGGCAAAAAGAAAAGTATTGGTGTGAAGGATGAAAAGAATGATGAGTTTGTTGCTCCAAGTAGTGTTGTGTGTCATTCTTTTCGAGGCATGGATGAAGCTGTCAGTACCCAGTCTTCCTTTAGTGCTGATGATCACTTTTTTGAGAAAGACTTCAAGCAGTCTGGTTTTGGTATATCAACACAGAATCTTGGTAACTCATTGGATAACGAAGAAGTCACGATTGGTGCATGTAAGAGAGCTTGTCATTCTCAAGACATTAAGCATGGAAGTTCCACATCCCCTGTTGATGGACAATCTGTGAATTCAAATGCCTATTCTCGAGGTGCTCAGTCATTCACTTCATGCAAGAGTCAGGGTTACATGAAGAATATAGTCACTCATTCTAAGAGCATGCATCCTTCGAAAGTCAGCCCTGAATCAATTCATAGTAACTTCTCTGACAAATCCGCTGCAGAAGATGACGTTGATGTATGTATTATTGAACATATCAGTCATCCTGCACCCTCAAGTCGCTCTTCAGTGGTTAGCAATACTAATTACGCTGCGCCCATGAAACGGTCTCCAGCACTTGGAAATACTGTTGTTAATTCACAACAATTGATGCCAAGTGATCATTACGGAGGAGTGGGAGGCATGAGATTCAAGACACGAGATGAACAATTGGTTTTGAGAGTAGCATTGCAG GACCTTTCACAGCCCAAGTCAGAAGCTATTCCACCAGATGGACTTTTGGCAGTTCCTCTGTTACGACATCAG AGAATTGCATTGTCATGGATGGTTCAGAAAGAGACAGCTAGTTTGCACTGTTCTGGAGGAATTCTTGCCGATGATCAG GGATTGGGAAAGACAATATCGACAATTGCACTTATACTTAAGGAAAGGCCTTCATATGGAGCTTGTCAAGATGTAAAAAAGCAAAAGCTGGAAACTCTGGATTTGGACAATGATAATGATATGCATTTTGAGATTGGTGGAAGGAAGCAACATACTGATGCCCATGAAGTTATTTCAAATGGAACCCCAAACGAGAGCATAAAACCTCTGATACAAGCAAAGGGAAGGCCCGCTGCTGGAACACTTGTTGTTTGTCCCACTAGTGTCCTCCGGCAATGGGCCGAGGAGTTGCAGAATAAGGTAACTGAAAAAGCTAATCTCTCGGTGCTAGTTTACCATGGAAGCAACCGGACAAGGGATCCTTTGGAGCTGGCTAAGCATGATGTTGTCCTCACAACATATGCGATTGTCAGCATGGAGGTTCCTAAGCAACCTCTTGTTGATGACGACGATGAGGAGAAAGGAAACCGAGACGAGTATGATGGTCCACCTTCCAGTAAGAAAAGGAAATACCCTCAAACTTCCGCAAATAAAGGTTCAAAAGGCAAGAAGGGATTAGAAAATGCTGTGCTTGAGTCTGTTGCTCGCCCTCTTGCTAAGGTTGCATGGTTTAGGGTTGTTCTGGATGAGGCTCAGAGTATTAAGAATCATAGAACTCAAGTAGCTAGGGCATGTTGGGGTCTTCGCGCTAAACGTAGGTGGTGCTTATCAGGCACTCCTATCCAGAATGCAATTGATGACCTTTATAGCTACTTCAGATTTCTCAAATATGACCCTTATGCTGTATACAAGTCATTTATCTCTACAATTAAGGTCCCAATTAATAGGAATCCAACAAAAGGGTACAGAAAACTTCAAGCTGTCTTGAAGACAATTATGTTACGCCGCACAAAAG GCACACTTCTTGATGGAGAACCTATTATTACTTTACCGCCTAAATCCATAGAATTGAAAAGGGTGGAGTTTTCGAAGGAAGAACGAGATTTCTACTCGAGGCTAGAGGCTGATTCACGTGCTCAGTTTGAA GAATATGCAGCTGCAGGAACTGTCAAACAAAATTATGTTAACATTTTGTTGATGCTTTTGCGTCTTCGACAAGCTTGTGATCACCCTCTTCTTGTTAGACGGtatgattcaaattctttaTGGAGATCTTCAGTTGAGAAGGCAAAGAAACTTCCTCTTGATAAACAACAATCCCTTCTGAATTGCTTAGAAGCTTCTTTGGCGATATGCGGCATCTGTAAT GATCCGCCTGAAGATGCTGTTGTTTCCGAATGTGGTCATGTCTTCTGTAGCCAATGCATTAATGAACATCTCACCGGTGATGACAACCAGTGCCCAAACACGAATTGCAAAGTTCAACTCCACGCTTCTGCAGTGTTTTCAAAAGCCACTTTGAACAGTTCTGTTTCTGACCAGACTAATCCAGAGAGCATTGGTTCTGAAGTTTTTGATGCTGTAGAGACTGTCTACGAGGATCGCTCGTACAATTCTTCCAAGATTAAGGCTGCTCTTGAGGTTCTGTGCTCAATGTGTAAACCACAGGGTTGCATTTCTCGAAATAGTTGCTTAGAGGACGGGGTTGATCGAAATGCCAGCTGTTCTGAAAATTCTTCCGATATTTCTGTGGTTGAACCACTTGAGGACGTTCCTAAGAGTCAGAAATTGGATGTGGTGGTGGGCTCTAAGAATTCAAAGAAGGTAGTTAGAGAGAAAGCAATAGTCTTTTCACAGTGGACAAGGATGCTGGACTTGCTTGAAGCATGTCTTAAAACATCTTCCATTGAGTACAGAAGACTCGATGGAACAATGTCAGTAACAGCTAGGGATAAAGCTGTGAAGGATTTTAACACCCATCCAGAG GTGACAGTCATGATTATGTCTTTGAAAGCAGCTAGTCTTGGTCTCAACATGGTTGCAGCTTGTCATGTTCTTCTTTTGGACCTTTGGTGGAATCCTACCACAGAAGATCAAGCAATTGATAGAGCTCATCGGATTGGGCAGACCCGTCCTGTTACAGTTTTGCGTTTGACTGTTAAGGACACCGTCGAAGATCGTATTTTAGCCCTTCAG caaaagaagagagagatggtTGCGTCTGCATTTGGAGAGGATAAAACGGGCGGTGGACAGACTCGCCTGACAGTAGAGGATCTTAAGTACCTGTTCATGATGTGA
- the LOC137728713 gene encoding protein GID8 homolog, producing the protein MSLFWIVVHQLAEIEAMAASKKVITREEWEKKLKDVKIRKEDMNKLVMNFLVTEGYVDAAEKFRMESGTQPDIDLATITERMAVKKAVQCGNVEDAIEKVNDLNPEILDTNPQLFFHLQQQRLIELIRNGKVEEALEFAQEELAPRGEENQSFLEELERTVALLAFEDVNNCPVGELLDISQRLKTASEVNAAILTSQSHEKDPKLPSLLKMLLWAQNQLDEKAAYPRINDLSTAKLEDPTV; encoded by the exons ATGTCCCTGTTCTGGATTGTTGTTCATCAGCTTGCAGAGATCGAAGCAATG GCCGCGTCGAAGAAAGTCATAACGAGGGAAGAGTGGGAGAAGAAGCTCAAGGATGTAAAAATTAGGAAAGAAGACATGAATAAATTGGTGATGAACTTTCTTGTCACTGAGGGTTATGTGGATGCTGCTGAGAAATTCCGTATGGAATCTGGAACCCAAC CAGATATTGATCTTGCAACAATAACGGAACGCATGGCTGTCAAGAAGGCAGTACAATGCGGTAATGTGGAGGATGCGATCGAGAAAGTGAATGACTTAAACCCTGAG ATTCTGGATACAAATCCTCAATTATTTTTCCATCTCCAACAGCAAAGGTTGATAGAACTAATTCGGAATGGAAAAGTCGAAGAGGCTCTTGAATTTGCTCAGGAAGAGCTAGCACCAAGGGGAGAAGAAAAT CAAAGCTTTTTAGAAGAGTTGGAGAGGACTGTTGCACTGCTAGCTTTTGAAGATGTGAACAACTGTCCCGTTGGAGAGCTTCTCGACATATCACAGCGCCTAAAGACAGCAAGTGAGGTGAATGCAGCCATCCTTACCAGCCAGAGTCATGAAAAAG ATCCGAAGCTTCCAAGCTTATTGAAGATGCTGTTATGGGCTCAGAACCAGCTTGATGAAAAAGCCGCTTATCCTCGGATAAACGATCTTTCCACTGCCAAGCTAGAAGACCCTACTGTCTAG
- the LOC137727730 gene encoding caffeoylshikimate esterase-like, translated as MEELESVTTTSRTQSGQPVSQPRAQLPHYWGTTPEREYYNLQGIKSSKSFYASPRGLKLFTRQWLPLRRPRGIIFMVHGYGNDISWTFQATPIFLAQNGFACFALDLEGHGGSDGLRAFVPDVGLVVNDCLSFINLVKHQDPQFQGLPCFLYGESMGGAICLLIHFAAPEAFQGAILAAPMCKISDKVKPRWPIPEILTFVAKYLPRLAIVPTADLMRKSVKVEEKKIVADMNPSRYRGKPRLGTVVELLRVTQYVSERLGDVSLPFIVLHGSADVVTDPEVSMALYAAAKSEDKTLKIYEGMMHSLLFGETDENVEVVRGDILGWLNHRCGGGGGGGGERDE; from the coding sequence ATGGAGGAGCTAGAAAGCGTCACCACCACCAGCCGGACCCAATCGGGCCAACCCGTATCCCAACCCCGAGCCCAGCTCCCCCACTACTGGGGCACCACACCAGAGCGAGAATACTACAATCTCCAGGGCATCAAATCCTCCAAATCCTTCTACGCCTCCCCCAGAGGCCTTAAGCTCTTCACCCGCCAATGGCTCCCCCTCCGCCGTCCACGTGGCATCATCTTCATGGTCCACGGGTACGGCAACGACATCAGCTGGACCTTCCAAGCCACCCCGATCTTCCTCGCCCAAAACGGTTTTGCCTGCTTCGCTCTCGACCTCGAGGGCCACGGTGGCTCCGACGGCCTCCGCGCGTTCGTCCCCGACGTTGGCCTCGTGGTCAACGACTGCCTCTCGTTTATCAATTTGGTCAAACACCAGGACCCCCAATTTCAGGGACTCCCCTGTTTCTTATACGGCGAGTCCATGGGCGGCGCGATTTGCCTCCTCATCCACTTCGCCGCCCCGGAGGCGTTCCAAGGCGCGATCTTGGCTGCCCCCATGTGTAAAATCTCGGATAAAGTAAAACCCAGATGGCCGATTCCGGAAATTCTGACATTCGTGGCGAAATACTTGCCGAGATTGGCGATCGTCCCGACCGCCGACCTGATGCGGAAGTCCGTTAaggtggaggagaagaagaTCGTGGCGGATATGAATCCGTCGAGATACCGGGGGAAGCCGAGGCTGGGGACGGTGGTGGAACTGCTGAGAGTGACGCAGTACGTGAGCGAGAGATTGGGGGATGTGAGTCTTCCGTTTATTGTGTTGCACGGCAGCGCGGATGTGGTGACGGACCCGGAGGTGAGCATGGCGTTGTATGCGGCGGCGAAGAGCGAGGATAAGACGTTGAAGATTTATGAGGGGATGATGCATTCGCTGCTGTTTGGCGAGACTGATGAGAATGTGGAGGTTGTGAGGGGAGATATCTTGGGTTGGTTGAATCATCGGTGCGGAggaggcggcggcggcggcggcgaaAGAGATGAATGA